The Linepithema humile isolate Giens D197 chromosome 2, Lhum_UNIL_v1.0, whole genome shotgun sequence genome has a segment encoding these proteins:
- the LOC105673839 gene encoding transmembrane protease serine 9-like, giving the protein MNAITGLLIVCLALSVYGLPNARIIGGNNAPDGLYPYQVSLRYTKDNTHLCGGAIISKNYVITAAHCLIKLKRVSDVEVTVGSNRLDTPYTVYPVNVLIIHPNFDNVLFANDIGLIGMLNDIQFNQKVQPIALPTIDRNYDDYFVVATGWGRLGTKGPIPNYLQEITVKGLSQSKCHNYYNYIVVNTTICTLTMRGEGMCNGDSGGPLVADGVLIGLVSFGTKPCGSGFPDVFTKVFYYKTWINNYTNYNFGIKQSGSVPIRENSDNEIMTVAMNIIVGFIIACQVISVYGSFDPQIVGGSFAPDGAFPYQASLRYSQNKQHFCGGVIIHKSYILTAAHCLTSIRNSSEIYIVVGSNRLSLSGVVHKVANFTLHSAYDSNRKLNDIALIGVLNNFNFTNKAIQPIKLPEFDRNYDNDTLVVSGWGRLEANGPTPDSLVMIKLKGYSQQKCNERFNDTAVRITASHICTFTMKGQGMCHGDSGGPLVVSHDNSMVLVGLVSFGRVPCASGNPDVFTRVFYFKSWISWAIENSKKDDGNGKGNGDMGCTHQSNIILCFLMACLCIKGYLLL; this is encoded by the exons ATGAACGCTATTACTGGTCTTCTAATCGTGTGCTTGGCGCTCAGCGTCTATg gTTTGCCAAATGCGCGTATCATTGGCGGCAATAATGCCCCCGATGGTTTATACCCTTATCAAGTGTCATTGAGGTATACAAAAGATAACACTCATTTGTGTGGTGGAGCTATCATCagcaaaaattatgttattaccGCTGCGCATTGTTTGATTAa gcTGAAACGTGTGTCCGATGTTGAAGTCACTGTTGGAAGCAATCGCCTCGATACACCTTATACTGTGTACCCAGTAAATGTTCTTATAATACATCCTAATTTTGATAATGTTCTATTCGCTAACGATATTGGTTTAATCGGTATGTTAAACGATATTCAATTTAACCAAAAAGTTCAGCCTATTGCTTTGCCAACTATTGATCGCAATTACGACGATTATTTTGTCGTAGCTACTGGCTGGGGAAGACTCGgg acgaAAGGCCCGATTCCTAATTATTTACAAGAAATCACTGTGAAGGGATTATCTCAAAGCAAATGCCATAATTACTACAACTATATAGTTGTGAATACTACGATATGTACTCTTACAATGCGGGGTGAAGGAATGTGCAAT GGTGATTCCGGTGGTCCACTCGTTGCTGACGGTGTCTTGATTGGTCTTGTGTCCTTTGGTACAAAACCGTGTGGAAGCGGTTTTCCAGATGTATTCAcgaaagtattttattataagacaTGGATCAACAactatacaaattataat TTCGGTATAAAGCAGTCCGGTTCAGTTCCTATTCGTGAAAATAGTGATAACGAAATAA TGACTGTTGCAATGAATATTATCGTTGGTTTCATAATCGCATGTCAGGTGATCAGCGTTTATG GTTCATTTGATCCGCAAATCGTCGGCGGCAGCTTTGCTCCCGATGGCGCATTTCCTTATCAGGCATCGTTGAGGTATTCACAGAATAAGCAGCATTTTTGTGGCGGAGTCATCATTCACAAAAGTTATATTCTTACTGCTGCGCATTGTTTAACAAG TATTAGAAATTCATCCGAAATTTACATCGTCGTTGGAAGCAATCGTCTCTCTTTATCTGGCGTTGTGCATAAAGTGGCAAACTTTACACTGCACTCTGCTTATGACAGCAATCGAAAACTGAACGACATCGCTTTAATTGGGGTATtgaacaatttcaattttaccaACAAAGCTATCCAACCTATTAAATTGCCAGAGTTCGATCGCAATTACGACAATGATACTCTCGTAGTTAGTGGCTGGGGAAGACTCgag GCAAACGGTCCTACTCCTGACTCTTTGGTAATGATTAAATTGAAGGGATATTCCCAACAGAAATGTAACGAACGCTTCAATGATACCGCAGTACGCATTACGGCGTCTCATATATGTACTTTTACAATGAAAGGTCAAGGAATGTGTCat GGTGATTCCGGTGGTCCACTCGTTGTTTCACATGACAACTCAATGGTCTTGGTTGGTCTCGTGTCCTTTGGTAGAGTACCATGCGCTAGCGGCAATCCAGATGTATTCACTAGGGTGTTCTACTTCAAATCGTGGATTAGCTGGGCAattgaaaattctaaaaaagatGATGGGAATGGGAAAGGGAATGGGGATATGGGCTGCACCCATCAGTCGAACATTATTCTCTGTTTTTTAATGGCATGTTTGTGTATAAAAggatatttacttttatag
- the LOC105673949 gene encoding uncharacterized protein isoform X2, with protein sequence MEDVNYFPDNVPNVPYIAQLKDEKKVNYLYEIPPNNLYYTQPKSEENTRPIKLVAGLDNLRPIDESFCLNDVLRANSSLSSRVQCARTCRKGDRRICYYNFVVENYRINGPACNLCTPDSINVFCSTCECVLADGVERSARIVNRQMPGPAIEVCEGDHVVIDVSNHMSGSDLSIHWHGLFQKGFQYYDGVPFITQCPIVEDTTFRYQWRANNPGTHFWHAHSSLQKMDGIFGSIIVRQPAEVDPHSHLYDYDLSTHVLVISDWMHEEAVSFPERRFFKVGARPDSILINGKGRYTDLETGITTNTTLEVIDVEPGKRYRIRLINAFCTVCPGLLSIQDHKLSVIASDGLDIKPVTVDSITSFAGERYDFILHANKTVGSYWIQVRGLGDCAALGVQQLAILRYKDAPSKPSLQSPSYNKALPQGLVLNALNATCEVPTENTICVSNLNSIGPIDKNILQQEPDLKFYLPVSFYQYAPQEFFQPNNMYMVSEDGNLLNAVVDGISFKFPPSPPLSQPEDIPSNQYCNENTLFEHCPGNGACTCTHKLNIPLNSIVEILLIDELQVTNLTHPFHMHGHAFYVMSMGRTNVSSINWKIVWEMDRKQQVNRCFDKPVMKDTVIIPYNGYTILRFHADNPGYWLFHCHFIYHQMVGMSVLLHVGEQEDIPPVPKNFPKCGGYSPPIEYSAYSLFIRT encoded by the exons ATGGAAGATGTCAATTATTTTCCCGACAATGTACCAAATGTTCCGTATATCGCACAGCTTAAAGAtgagaaaaaagtaaattatctTTATGAAATTCCACCAAATAATCTATATTATACACAACCAAAATCTGAAGAAAACACACGTCCGATTAAACTTGTTGCCGGGCTAGATAACTTGAGACCCATCGATGAGAGTTTCTGTTTGAACGACGTACTTAGAGCGAATTCTTCACTGTCGAGTCGGGTCCAATGCGCTCGTACTTGTCGCAAGGGCGATCGCAGGATCtgctattataattttgtcgtGGAAAATTATCGCATTAATGGACC ggCCTGTAATTTGTGTACCCCCGATTCGATCAACGTTTTCTGTAGCACTTGTGAATGCGTACTTGCTGACGGCGTTGAACGTTCGGCGCGCATTGTAAATAGACAAATGCCAGGACCAGCAATCGAAGTATGCGAAGGTGATCACGTAGTAATCGACGTTTCGAATCACATGAGCGGTTCTGACCTGTCGATTCATTGGCACGGATTGTTCCAAAAAGGGTTTCAGTACTATGACGGTGTACCATTTATTACGCAATGTCCCATCGTAGAGGATACCACATTTAG ATATCAGTGGCGCGCGAACAATCCGGGAACACACTTCTGGCATGCACATAGCAGTCTACAAAAGATGGATGGCATTTTTGGCAGCATCATTGTACGTCAACCTGCCGAGGTCGATCCTCACAGTCATCTGTATGATTACGATCTTTCTACTCATGTTTTGGTTATCAGCGATTGGATGCATGAAGAAGCTGTAAGTTTTCCGGAAAGACGTTTCTTTAAAGTCGGCGCACGACCGGATTCGATACTCATTAACGGCAAAGGAAGATACACG GATCTGGAAACCGGGATTACGACAAATACTACGCTGGAAGTGATCGACGTGGAACCCGGCAAACGATATCGTATTCGTCTGATCAATGCGTTTTGCACAGTTTGCCCTGGTTTGCTTTCCATACAAGATCACAAATTAAGTGTTATTGCCTCGGATGGTTTGGACATAAAGCCAGTGACGGTGGATTCTATCACGTCATTTGCAG GTGAGCGttacgattttattttacacgcCAACAAAACTGTCGGCTCTTATTGGATACAAGTCCGTGGTTTGGGAGATTGCGCAGCATTAGGTGTGCAACAATTAGCAATCCTGCGCTACAAAGATGCACCGAGTAAGCCATCATTGCAATCTCCTAGTTACAACAAAGCTCTTCCTCAAGGTCTT GTGCTGAACGCGTTAAATGCGACCTGCGAAGTACCGACAGAAAACACGATTTGCGTGAGTAATCTAAATAGCATAGGTCCgatagacaaaaatattcttcaacaAGAGCCTGACCTAAAGTTTTACCTGCCTGTCAGTTTTTATCAATACGCGCCTCAGGAATTCTTTCAGCCTAATAATATGTACATGG TTTCAGAAGATGGAAATCTCCTAAACGCTGTAGTCGACGGCATATCGTTCAAGTTTCCACCTTCTCCACCGCTTTCTCAACCCGAGGATATTCCGAGTAACCAATATTGCAACGAAAACACTTTATTCGAGCATTGTCCTGGAAATGGTGCGTGCACGTGTACACATAAACTGAATATTCCGCTCAATTCGATTGTCGAAATATTACTGATCGATGAAT TACAAGTGACCAACTTAACTCATCCATTTCACATGCATGGACATGCTTTTTACGTGATGAGTATGGGGCGCACTAATGTGAGCAGTATTAACTGGAAAATTGTATGGGAAATGGATAGAAAGCAGCAAGTCAACAGATGCTTCGATAAGCCGGTCATGAAGGACACCGTCATAATTCCGTACAATGGTTACACCATTTTGCGCTTCCATGCAGATAATCCCG GCTACTGGTTATTCCActgtcattttatttatcatcaaATGGTTGGCATGAGTGTACTTTTACACGTCGGCGAGCAAGAAGACATCCCACCTGTGCCGAAGAATTTTCCGAAGTGCGGCGGATATTCACCGCCCATTGAATACAGTGCTTATTCGTTGTTTATCAGAACGTAA
- the LOC105673840 gene encoding transmembrane protease serine 9 gives MSALAYLVFIVLAYATEGALSPQIVGGKDAPTGKYPYQVSLRIYNTYVCSGSIIDNRNILTSAHCINDKIGVLPSLKVHVGTNFQNETGDVYEIANVTINEDYNNIRLVNDIALLHIKTPIRYTTKVQPIKLATQINDTVLENKTCTLSGWGSIKLGGGTSNNLQEINLTIYSQTKCKATYSELTENHICTLTKRGEGTCYFDYGAPLVYNKTQVGIVTLNWGRLCGIGYPDVYTRVANFLSWINANLEKYLLSTCLITIGHARPNGFIVGGTDAEIGGYPYMVSLRNQNSHFCGGSIIAKRYVLTAAHCLMSFTDPDDLKDVTVHAGTNFLNETGYVYNVDNAIMHPKFSLLLIHNDIGLLHLKTDIVYNDVVQPISVASTNSILTGDPCILTGWGTLEFLGKVPNELQKLNLKVYSQRKCKLAFWNVQSGHICAFSERGQGACHGDSGSPLVANGIQIGLASFVRPCAEGYPDVYTRVYSFNSWLNEHVSDINNEIK, from the exons ATGAGCGCACTCGCTTATCTTGTATTCATAGTTTTGGCATACGCTACGGAAG GAGCTTTGTCTCCACAAATTGTTGGCGGCAAAGATGCACCCACCGGTAAATATCCGTATCAAGTATCGCTGAGAATTTACAACACATACGTATGCAGTGGATCTATCATTGATAATCGTAACATATTAACTTCAGCCCATTGTATCAATGA TAAAATAGGTGTATTACCATCATTAAAGGTTCATGTCGGCACAAACTTTCAAAATGAAACAGGAGATGTTTACGAAATAGCAAATGTTACTATCAATGaagattacaataatattcGACTTGTTAATGACATCGCCCTACTACATATTAAAACTCCTATTCGATATACCACAAAAGTACAGCCAATAAAACTTGCGACACAGATAAATGACACAGTTCTTGAAAACAAGACTTGCACATTGTCAGGATGGGGAAGTATTAAA ctgGGTGGCGGCACATCAAACAACTTACAAGAAATCAACTTAACAATTTATTCCCAAACTAAGTGCAAGGCTACGTATTCAGAATTAACGGAAAACCATATTTGCACTTTAACCAAGCGAGGAGAAGGAACGTGTTAT tTTGATTATGGTGCACCTTTAGTATACAACAAAACTCAAGTTGGAATTGTTACTTTGAATTGGGGTCGACTCTGCGGAATTGGATATCCAGATGTATACACGAGAGTGGCCAATTTTCTGTCATGGATCAACgcaaatttggaaaaata TCTATTGAGTACTTGCTTAATAACAATCGGCCATG CTAGGCCAAACGGTTTCATCGTCGGTGGAACTGACGCTGAAATCGGCGGATATCCTTATATGGTGTCTTTGAGAAATCAGAATAGCCATTTCTGCGGCGGATCTATCATCGCTAAACGCTATGTTCTTACCGCAGCTCATTGCCTTATGAG CTTTACTGATCCCGATGATCTCAAAGACGTAACAGTTCATGCTGGCACGAACTTTTTAAATGAAACTGGTTATGTTTACAATGTTGACAATGCCATTATGCATCCTAAGTTTAGTCTATTGTTAATTCACAACGATATTGGCTTACTCCATTTGAAAACGGATATAGTGTACAATGATGTGGTACAGCCGATTTCTGTTGCATCCACTAATTCTATTCTAACTGGCGATCCTTGTATCCTGACTGGATGGGGAACACTGGAG ttTTTAGGCAAAGTGCCTAATGAACTTCAAAAACTCAacttaaaagtttattcgcAAAGGAAATGCAAATTAGCATTCTGGAATGTACAATCTGGCCACATTTGTGCATTTTCAGAACGTGGGCAAGGAGCATGCCAT GGTGATTCTGGTAGTCCCCTTGTTGCCAATGGTATTCAAATCGGTCTCGCCTCATTTGTTCGACCATGCGCTGAGGGATATCCTGACGTATACACAAGGGTATACTCTTTCAACAGTTGGCTGAACGAGCATGTTTCCGACATcaacaatgaaataaaataa
- the LOC105673949 gene encoding uncharacterized protein isoform X3, protein MPGPAIEVCEGDHVVIDVSNHMSGSDLSIHWHGLFQKGFQYYDGVPFITQCPIVEDTTFRYQWRANNPGTHFWHAHSSLQKMDGIFGSIIVRQPAEVDPHSHLYDYDLSTHVLVISDWMHEEAVSFPERRFFKVGARPDSILINGKGRYTDLETGITTNTTLEVIDVEPGKRYRIRLINAFCTVCPGLLSIQDHKLSVIASDGLDIKPVTVDSITSFAGERYDFILHANKTVGSYWIQVRGLGDCAALGVQQLAILRYKDAPSKPSLQSPSYNKALPQGLVLNALNATCEVPTENTICVSNLNSIGPIDKNILQQEPDLKFYLPVSFYQYAPQEFFQPNNMYMVSEDGNLLNAVVDGISFKFPPSPPLSQPEDIPSNQYCNENTLFEHCPGNGACTCTHKLNIPLNSIVEILLIDELQVTNLTHPFHMHGHAFYVMSMGRTNVSSINWKIVWEMDRKQQVNRCFDKPVMKDTVIIPYNGYTILRFHADNPGYWLFHCHFIYHQMVGMSVLLHVGEQEDIPPVPKNFPKCGGYSPPIEYSAYSLFIRT, encoded by the exons ATGCCAGGACCAGCAATCGAAGTATGCGAAGGTGATCACGTAGTAATCGACGTTTCGAATCACATGAGCGGTTCTGACCTGTCGATTCATTGGCACGGATTGTTCCAAAAAGGGTTTCAGTACTATGACGGTGTACCATTTATTACGCAATGTCCCATCGTAGAGGATACCACATTTAG ATATCAGTGGCGCGCGAACAATCCGGGAACACACTTCTGGCATGCACATAGCAGTCTACAAAAGATGGATGGCATTTTTGGCAGCATCATTGTACGTCAACCTGCCGAGGTCGATCCTCACAGTCATCTGTATGATTACGATCTTTCTACTCATGTTTTGGTTATCAGCGATTGGATGCATGAAGAAGCTGTAAGTTTTCCGGAAAGACGTTTCTTTAAAGTCGGCGCACGACCGGATTCGATACTCATTAACGGCAAAGGAAGATACACG GATCTGGAAACCGGGATTACGACAAATACTACGCTGGAAGTGATCGACGTGGAACCCGGCAAACGATATCGTATTCGTCTGATCAATGCGTTTTGCACAGTTTGCCCTGGTTTGCTTTCCATACAAGATCACAAATTAAGTGTTATTGCCTCGGATGGTTTGGACATAAAGCCAGTGACGGTGGATTCTATCACGTCATTTGCAG GTGAGCGttacgattttattttacacgcCAACAAAACTGTCGGCTCTTATTGGATACAAGTCCGTGGTTTGGGAGATTGCGCAGCATTAGGTGTGCAACAATTAGCAATCCTGCGCTACAAAGATGCACCGAGTAAGCCATCATTGCAATCTCCTAGTTACAACAAAGCTCTTCCTCAAGGTCTT GTGCTGAACGCGTTAAATGCGACCTGCGAAGTACCGACAGAAAACACGATTTGCGTGAGTAATCTAAATAGCATAGGTCCgatagacaaaaatattcttcaacaAGAGCCTGACCTAAAGTTTTACCTGCCTGTCAGTTTTTATCAATACGCGCCTCAGGAATTCTTTCAGCCTAATAATATGTACATGG TTTCAGAAGATGGAAATCTCCTAAACGCTGTAGTCGACGGCATATCGTTCAAGTTTCCACCTTCTCCACCGCTTTCTCAACCCGAGGATATTCCGAGTAACCAATATTGCAACGAAAACACTTTATTCGAGCATTGTCCTGGAAATGGTGCGTGCACGTGTACACATAAACTGAATATTCCGCTCAATTCGATTGTCGAAATATTACTGATCGATGAAT TACAAGTGACCAACTTAACTCATCCATTTCACATGCATGGACATGCTTTTTACGTGATGAGTATGGGGCGCACTAATGTGAGCAGTATTAACTGGAAAATTGTATGGGAAATGGATAGAAAGCAGCAAGTCAACAGATGCTTCGATAAGCCGGTCATGAAGGACACCGTCATAATTCCGTACAATGGTTACACCATTTTGCGCTTCCATGCAGATAATCCCG GCTACTGGTTATTCCActgtcattttatttatcatcaaATGGTTGGCATGAGTGTACTTTTACACGTCGGCGAGCAAGAAGACATCCCACCTGTGCCGAAGAATTTTCCGAAGTGCGGCGGATATTCACCGCCCATTGAATACAGTGCTTATTCGTTGTTTATCAGAACGTAA
- the LOC105673949 gene encoding uncharacterized protein isoform X1, translating to MQLATQVILSYLSIALSDGSEFLSYLYKDVINFSYVDKKPRYMEDVNYFPDNVPNVPYIAQLKDEKKVNYLYEIPPNNLYYTQPKSEENTRPIKLVAGLDNLRPIDESFCLNDVLRANSSLSSRVQCARTCRKGDRRICYYNFVVENYRINGPACNLCTPDSINVFCSTCECVLADGVERSARIVNRQMPGPAIEVCEGDHVVIDVSNHMSGSDLSIHWHGLFQKGFQYYDGVPFITQCPIVEDTTFRYQWRANNPGTHFWHAHSSLQKMDGIFGSIIVRQPAEVDPHSHLYDYDLSTHVLVISDWMHEEAVSFPERRFFKVGARPDSILINGKGRYTDLETGITTNTTLEVIDVEPGKRYRIRLINAFCTVCPGLLSIQDHKLSVIASDGLDIKPVTVDSITSFAGERYDFILHANKTVGSYWIQVRGLGDCAALGVQQLAILRYKDAPSKPSLQSPSYNKALPQGLVLNALNATCEVPTENTICVSNLNSIGPIDKNILQQEPDLKFYLPVSFYQYAPQEFFQPNNMYMVSEDGNLLNAVVDGISFKFPPSPPLSQPEDIPSNQYCNENTLFEHCPGNGACTCTHKLNIPLNSIVEILLIDELQVTNLTHPFHMHGHAFYVMSMGRTNVSSINWKIVWEMDRKQQVNRCFDKPVMKDTVIIPYNGYTILRFHADNPGYWLFHCHFIYHQMVGMSVLLHVGEQEDIPPVPKNFPKCGGYSPPIEYSAYSLFIRT from the exons ATGCAGCTCGCAACGCAAGTGATTTTATCGTACCTGTCAATTGCTCTCTCTG ATGGATCAGAATTCTTGTCATATTTATACAAAGATGTAATAAACTTTTCCTATGTCGATAAGAAGCCACGATACATGGAAGATGTCAATTATTTTCCCGACAATGTACCAAATGTTCCGTATATCGCACAGCTTAAAGAtgagaaaaaagtaaattatctTTATGAAATTCCACCAAATAATCTATATTATACACAACCAAAATCTGAAGAAAACACACGTCCGATTAAACTTGTTGCCGGGCTAGATAACTTGAGACCCATCGATGAGAGTTTCTGTTTGAACGACGTACTTAGAGCGAATTCTTCACTGTCGAGTCGGGTCCAATGCGCTCGTACTTGTCGCAAGGGCGATCGCAGGATCtgctattataattttgtcgtGGAAAATTATCGCATTAATGGACC ggCCTGTAATTTGTGTACCCCCGATTCGATCAACGTTTTCTGTAGCACTTGTGAATGCGTACTTGCTGACGGCGTTGAACGTTCGGCGCGCATTGTAAATAGACAAATGCCAGGACCAGCAATCGAAGTATGCGAAGGTGATCACGTAGTAATCGACGTTTCGAATCACATGAGCGGTTCTGACCTGTCGATTCATTGGCACGGATTGTTCCAAAAAGGGTTTCAGTACTATGACGGTGTACCATTTATTACGCAATGTCCCATCGTAGAGGATACCACATTTAG ATATCAGTGGCGCGCGAACAATCCGGGAACACACTTCTGGCATGCACATAGCAGTCTACAAAAGATGGATGGCATTTTTGGCAGCATCATTGTACGTCAACCTGCCGAGGTCGATCCTCACAGTCATCTGTATGATTACGATCTTTCTACTCATGTTTTGGTTATCAGCGATTGGATGCATGAAGAAGCTGTAAGTTTTCCGGAAAGACGTTTCTTTAAAGTCGGCGCACGACCGGATTCGATACTCATTAACGGCAAAGGAAGATACACG GATCTGGAAACCGGGATTACGACAAATACTACGCTGGAAGTGATCGACGTGGAACCCGGCAAACGATATCGTATTCGTCTGATCAATGCGTTTTGCACAGTTTGCCCTGGTTTGCTTTCCATACAAGATCACAAATTAAGTGTTATTGCCTCGGATGGTTTGGACATAAAGCCAGTGACGGTGGATTCTATCACGTCATTTGCAG GTGAGCGttacgattttattttacacgcCAACAAAACTGTCGGCTCTTATTGGATACAAGTCCGTGGTTTGGGAGATTGCGCAGCATTAGGTGTGCAACAATTAGCAATCCTGCGCTACAAAGATGCACCGAGTAAGCCATCATTGCAATCTCCTAGTTACAACAAAGCTCTTCCTCAAGGTCTT GTGCTGAACGCGTTAAATGCGACCTGCGAAGTACCGACAGAAAACACGATTTGCGTGAGTAATCTAAATAGCATAGGTCCgatagacaaaaatattcttcaacaAGAGCCTGACCTAAAGTTTTACCTGCCTGTCAGTTTTTATCAATACGCGCCTCAGGAATTCTTTCAGCCTAATAATATGTACATGG TTTCAGAAGATGGAAATCTCCTAAACGCTGTAGTCGACGGCATATCGTTCAAGTTTCCACCTTCTCCACCGCTTTCTCAACCCGAGGATATTCCGAGTAACCAATATTGCAACGAAAACACTTTATTCGAGCATTGTCCTGGAAATGGTGCGTGCACGTGTACACATAAACTGAATATTCCGCTCAATTCGATTGTCGAAATATTACTGATCGATGAAT TACAAGTGACCAACTTAACTCATCCATTTCACATGCATGGACATGCTTTTTACGTGATGAGTATGGGGCGCACTAATGTGAGCAGTATTAACTGGAAAATTGTATGGGAAATGGATAGAAAGCAGCAAGTCAACAGATGCTTCGATAAGCCGGTCATGAAGGACACCGTCATAATTCCGTACAATGGTTACACCATTTTGCGCTTCCATGCAGATAATCCCG GCTACTGGTTATTCCActgtcattttatttatcatcaaATGGTTGGCATGAGTGTACTTTTACACGTCGGCGAGCAAGAAGACATCCCACCTGTGCCGAAGAATTTTCCGAAGTGCGGCGGATATTCACCGCCCATTGAATACAGTGCTTATTCGTTGTTTATCAGAACGTAA
- the LOC136998139 gene encoding chymotrypsin-2-like, producing the protein MNAVTGFIIAYIALSAQSLPSALFLNGVDAPDGLYPYQVSLRDKYGAHFCSGAIINNRYIITTAGCIVNHIDNPYNVYVGMGSNYLNESSVTIRAVDIIVHAGYNEKIILHDIGLIQLSEDIKFNDSNIQPIALATVDRDYDNYPLVITGWGQHEKSTRLISYSAFNHLQEIIVKEISRERCRELFLYEFIKKTHICTFTKYVEGMCTSERGNPVVADGILVGIVSYSRCGANFPDVSTKIFHYRTWIEYHTGI; encoded by the exons ATGAATGCTGTCACTGGTTTTATAATCGCGTATATAGCGCTCAGCGCTCAAA GTTTGCCAAGTGCGTTATTCCTCAACGGCGTTGACGCTCCGGATGGCTTATACCCTTATCAAGTATCATTGAGAGATAAATATGGCGCACATTTTTGTAGTGGGGCTATCATAAATAATCGTTATATCATCACTACTGCAGGATGTATTGTcaa CCACATCGATAATCCGTATAATGTTTACGTCGGCATGGGAAGCAACTACCTCAATGAATCTTCTGTAACGATTCGTGCGGTAGATATCATAGTGCACGCTGGttacaatgaaaaaataattcttcatgATATTGgtttaattcaattatcaGAAGATATCAAGTTCAACGATTCAAATATCCAACCTATTGCCCTAGCAACCGTCGACCGTGATTACGACAATTATCCTCTCGTAATTACTGGTTGGGGACAACACGAG AAATCTACCAGGCTTATATCTTATTCGGCCTTTAATCATTTGCAAGAGATTATAGTTAAAGAAATTTCTCGTGAGAGATGCAGAGAATTGTTTTTGTACGAATTTATCAAGAAAACCCACATTTGTACTTTTACAAAGTACGTGGAAGGAATGTGTACC AGTGAACGCGGTAATCCAGTCGTCGCTGACGGCATCCTAGTTGGTATTGTATCCTACTCGAGATGTGGTGCTAACTTTCCAGACGTTTCTACCAAAATATTTCACTATAGAACATGGATTGAATACCATACAGGAATCTGA